In Verrucomicrobiota bacterium, one DNA window encodes the following:
- the aroF gene encoding 3-deoxy-7-phosphoheptulonate synthase, whose product MIIVLKPRISRKEESAVLSEIRKLGYRPHVMRGVERTVIGAIGDERTHHNLETLTAWPQVESVTPIQKRFKLVSREAHPANSTVTVGRGVVIGGRKLQVMAGPCSVESEKQLLATAHAVKQAGATLLRGGAFKPRTSPYEFQGLGLKGLKLLAKARRETGLPVITELLSEEHAELVAEYSDVLQIGARNAQNFQLLIAAARTGRPVLLKRGLAMRIEEWLLAGEYVLSNENPNLLFCERGIRTFENYTRNTLDLSAVPIIKRESHCPVVVDPSQGTGRSDLVGSLCKGAVAMGADALLIEVHPNPAEAWSDGAQQLTLDGFAKLMEELKPFIAAAGRE is encoded by the coding sequence ATGATCATCGTCCTCAAGCCCCGGATCTCCCGCAAGGAGGAGTCCGCCGTCCTGTCCGAAATCCGCAAGCTCGGCTACCGGCCGCACGTGATGCGCGGCGTCGAGCGCACCGTGATCGGCGCAATCGGCGATGAGCGCACGCACCACAACCTCGAGACGCTCACCGCGTGGCCGCAGGTCGAGAGCGTCACGCCGATTCAGAAGCGCTTCAAGCTCGTCAGCCGCGAGGCGCACCCGGCCAACTCCACGGTCACGGTCGGCCGCGGCGTGGTCATCGGCGGGCGCAAGTTGCAGGTGATGGCCGGCCCGTGCTCCGTCGAAAGCGAGAAGCAACTGCTCGCCACCGCGCACGCCGTGAAACAGGCGGGCGCAACCCTCCTGCGCGGCGGCGCGTTCAAGCCGCGCACGTCGCCCTACGAATTCCAGGGATTGGGCTTGAAGGGTCTCAAGCTGCTCGCCAAGGCGCGCCGCGAGACGGGACTGCCGGTGATCACGGAACTGCTGTCCGAGGAACACGCGGAACTCGTGGCCGAATACTCGGACGTGCTTCAGATCGGCGCGCGCAACGCGCAGAACTTCCAGTTGCTCATCGCCGCCGCGCGCACGGGGCGGCCGGTGCTGCTCAAGCGCGGGCTCGCGATGCGCATCGAGGAATGGCTGCTTGCCGGCGAGTATGTGCTCTCGAACGAAAACCCGAACCTGCTCTTCTGCGAGCGCGGCATCCGCACGTTCGAGAACTACACGCGCAACACGCTCGACCTCTCCGCCGTGCCGATCATCAAGCGCGAGTCGCACTGCCCGGTGGTGGTGGACCCGAGCCAGGGCACGGGCCGCTCGGACCTCGTCGGCTCGCTGTGCAAGGGCGCGGTCGCGATGGGCGCGGACGCGCTGCTCATCGAGGTGCATCCGAACCCGGCGGAGGCGTGGAGCGACGGCGCGCAGCAGCTCACGCTCGACGGCTTCGCGAAGTTGATGGAGGAACTCAAGCCCTTCATCGCGGCGGCGGGCAGGGAGTAG
- the crcB gene encoding fluoride efflux transporter CrcB has translation MGAAALWVFIGGGLGSLARWGVSAWMARQFGLGFPLGTLFVNATGSFFIGLVAALTGPDGRWLAPFSSRQFMVAGLCGGYTTFSSFSLETLDLAQEGRWMTAALNATGSFVLCMLAVWLGHTIGMALNASKGR, from the coding sequence ATGGGTGCGGCGGCTTTGTGGGTTTTCATCGGCGGCGGGCTTGGCAGCCTCGCGCGCTGGGGCGTGTCCGCCTGGATGGCCCGCCAGTTCGGGCTCGGTTTTCCGCTCGGCACGCTCTTCGTCAACGCGACGGGATCCTTCTTCATCGGCCTCGTGGCCGCGCTCACCGGACCCGACGGGCGCTGGCTCGCGCCCTTCTCCTCGCGGCAATTCATGGTCGCCGGACTTTGCGGCGGATACACCACGTTTTCGTCGTTCAGCCTCGAGACGCTTGACCTCGCGCAGGAAGGCCGCTGGATGACCGCCGCGCTGAACGCGACGGGTTCGTTCGTGCTCTGCATGCTCGCGGTCTGGCTCGGCCACACGATTGGCATGGCGTTGAACGCCTCGAAGGGCCGGTAA
- a CDS encoding arylsulfatase — protein MNFIATFHRICFLRTAVAALLLGLACTGPAATRPNLIVILADDLGYETIGANGGTSYKTPVLDGLAAKGARFTHCFVQPLCTPTRVQLMSGIYNVRNYVRFGHLDPQVVTLGNILKQAGYATCIAGKWQLGQDAALPRKFGFDEACLWQHTRRPPRYANPGLEINGLEKDYSNGEYGPDLVNDYALDFITRKKGEPFFLYYPMMLTHSPYQATPDSNAWDPKAVGEAVNRKPEHFGDMVTYMDKLVGKLVAKLDALGLRENTLILFLGDNGTGRGTPSNMADRVVIGGKGTTTAAGMHVPLIASWPARIAPGTVSRELVDSTDILPTICAAAGAEVPAALQIDGRSFLPQLRGEKSTRREWIYSWYSPRQGAELAVKEFAFNHRFKLYRTGEFFDIEKDAAEKNPIDAKTGRLDGDAAAAVKLLQSALDRYRDARPARLDSPAPESGKAKGKARKKAQA, from the coding sequence ATGAACTTCATCGCAACCTTCCATCGCATTTGTTTCCTCCGCACTGCCGTAGCCGCCCTGCTGCTGGGCCTGGCGTGCACCGGCCCCGCGGCGACGCGTCCCAACTTGATCGTCATCCTCGCGGACGACCTTGGCTACGAAACGATCGGCGCGAATGGCGGGACTTCCTACAAGACGCCCGTGCTCGATGGACTCGCCGCGAAGGGCGCGCGGTTCACGCACTGCTTCGTGCAACCGCTCTGCACGCCCACGCGCGTGCAACTCATGTCCGGCATTTACAACGTCCGCAACTACGTGCGCTTCGGCCACCTCGACCCGCAGGTGGTCACATTGGGCAACATCCTCAAGCAGGCGGGCTATGCGACGTGCATCGCGGGCAAGTGGCAACTGGGGCAGGACGCCGCGTTGCCGCGCAAGTTTGGCTTCGACGAAGCCTGCCTCTGGCAGCACACGCGCCGGCCGCCGCGCTACGCGAATCCCGGACTCGAAATCAACGGCCTCGAGAAGGACTACAGCAACGGCGAATACGGCCCCGACCTCGTGAACGACTACGCGCTGGACTTCATCACCCGCAAGAAGGGCGAGCCGTTCTTCCTCTACTACCCGATGATGCTCACGCACAGCCCCTACCAGGCCACTCCCGACAGCAACGCGTGGGATCCGAAGGCCGTCGGCGAGGCGGTGAACCGCAAGCCCGAGCACTTCGGCGACATGGTTACCTACATGGACAAGCTTGTCGGGAAGCTCGTCGCCAAGCTCGACGCGCTCGGGTTGCGGGAGAACACGCTCATTCTTTTCCTCGGGGACAACGGCACCGGGCGCGGCACGCCTTCCAACATGGCCGACCGCGTCGTGATCGGAGGCAAGGGAACGACCACGGCCGCCGGCATGCACGTGCCGCTCATCGCGAGCTGGCCTGCCCGGATCGCGCCCGGCACGGTCAGCCGCGAACTCGTGGACAGCACGGACATCCTGCCGACGATTTGCGCCGCGGCGGGAGCCGAGGTGCCGGCGGCACTCCAGATCGACGGGCGCAGTTTTCTTCCGCAGTTGCGCGGCGAGAAGTCCACGCGGCGCGAGTGGATTTACTCGTGGTATTCGCCACGACAGGGCGCGGAACTTGCGGTCAAGGAATTCGCGTTCAACCACCGCTTCAAGTTGTATCGCACTGGCGAATTCTTCGACATCGAGAAGGACGCCGCGGAGAAGAATCCGATCGACGCAAAGACGGGCAGACTCGACGGCGACGCTGCAGCCGCGGTGAAGTTGTTGCAATCCGCGCTCGACCGCTATCGCGACGCCCGCCCCGCCAGGCTCGACAGCCCCGCGCCCGAATCCGGCAAGGCGAAGGGCAAGGCCAGGAAGAAGGCGCAGGCCTGA
- the modA gene encoding molybdate ABC transporter substrate-binding protein: protein MKSLAAILLAIAVALGAIALLNRSGSSGSGSGPTPTALMVFCAAGLKPPVESAAEAYRRETGVQVQMQFGGSGTLLSQIRVAKLGDLYLAADDAAIADARKFDTIREVIPLVRQTPVIAVRAGNPKSIRALADLLREDVRVALANPEAASIGKATRAAAGDMWPALSARAAVMKPTVTEIANDLQIGAVDAAIVWDSTVPQFKGLGSVAVPELNQRAENASAALLVASKQSQAALKFARYLAAPEKGGAIFEKHGFKPLRGDKWAAKPELILYSGGVNRLAIENLLKQFAEREGTSITTVFNGCGVLCATMKTMGDASAPRFPDAYYACDLCFVPPVAAFFPEAVILTETDIGIVVKKGNPRDVKTPADLAQPALKVGLCNADQSTLGYMTRGMLKSSAIWDAIRKNVVVEVPTADFLINQMRAGGLDAAIVYRVNAQPQAEHLEFIPIQHAGAKAVQPFAVRSGSPNRQLATRLLEFLKANRGDFEAAGFLWRGNEAPVKSSGIEVPAWLRETNK from the coding sequence ATGAAATCCCTCGCCGCCATCCTGCTCGCGATCGCCGTCGCGCTCGGCGCGATCGCGTTGCTCAACCGCAGCGGTTCCTCCGGCTCCGGCTCCGGCCCGACCCCAACCGCGCTGATGGTCTTCTGCGCCGCGGGACTGAAGCCGCCCGTCGAGTCCGCCGCCGAGGCATACCGGCGTGAAACGGGCGTGCAGGTTCAAATGCAGTTTGGAGGCTCCGGCACGCTGCTCAGCCAGATTCGGGTTGCGAAGCTCGGCGACCTCTACCTCGCGGCCGACGACGCCGCGATCGCGGACGCCCGCAAGTTCGACACGATCCGCGAAGTCATTCCCCTCGTCCGGCAGACACCCGTGATCGCAGTCCGCGCGGGCAACCCCAAGTCCATCCGCGCGCTCGCGGACCTGTTGCGCGAGGACGTCCGCGTCGCTCTCGCGAACCCCGAGGCCGCGAGCATCGGCAAGGCAACCCGCGCGGCTGCGGGCGACATGTGGCCCGCGCTCTCCGCCCGCGCCGCCGTGATGAAGCCCACCGTGACCGAGATCGCCAACGACTTGCAGATCGGCGCCGTGGACGCCGCAATCGTGTGGGACTCGACCGTGCCACAGTTCAAAGGACTCGGGTCCGTGGCCGTTCCCGAACTGAACCAGCGCGCCGAGAACGCAAGCGCCGCACTGCTGGTTGCAAGCAAACAGTCGCAAGCCGCGCTCAAGTTCGCTCGCTACCTCGCCGCGCCGGAAAAGGGCGGCGCAATCTTCGAGAAGCACGGTTTCAAGCCGTTGCGCGGCGACAAGTGGGCCGCGAAGCCCGAGCTCATCCTTTACAGCGGCGGCGTGAACCGCCTCGCGATCGAGAATTTGCTCAAGCAGTTCGCCGAGCGCGAAGGCACCAGCATCACGACTGTGTTCAACGGCTGCGGCGTGCTTTGCGCGACCATGAAGACGATGGGCGACGCGAGCGCGCCACGATTTCCCGACGCCTACTACGCGTGCGACCTGTGCTTCGTGCCGCCGGTCGCGGCGTTTTTCCCCGAGGCCGTGATACTGACCGAGACCGACATCGGCATCGTCGTGAAGAAAGGCAACCCGCGCGACGTGAAGACCCCCGCCGACCTCGCGCAGCCCGCGCTCAAGGTCGGCCTGTGCAATGCGGACCAGTCCACGCTCGGTTACATGACGCGCGGGATGCTGAAGTCGTCCGCAATCTGGGACGCCATCCGCAAGAACGTCGTGGTCGAGGTGCCGACGGCGGACTTTCTCATCAACCAGATGCGCGCCGGCGGGCTCGACGCCGCCATCGTGTATCGGGTGAACGCGCAACCGCAGGCGGAACACCTCGAGTTCATCCCCATCCAGCACGCGGGCGCGAAAGCCGTGCAGCCGTTTGCGGTGCGCAGCGGCTCGCCGAACCGCCAACTCGCGACGCGGTTGCTGGAGTTCCTGAAGGCCAATCGCGGCGACTTCGAGGCGGCGGGCTTTCTCTGGCGCGGCAACGAAGCCCCGGTGAAAAGCAGCGGCATCGAAGTGCCGGCTTGGCTGCGCGAGACGAACAAGTAA
- a CDS encoding ABC transporter permease subunit, producing the protein MSRRPLSSFWLLLGLLTGGYLLFIVAMLAATASYSTPAKLFEALGSREIRFSIVLSLATCTASALLSLLLAVPVGYLLSRGRFHGKALLDAAVDIPIVLPPMVVGLCLLILFQTPLGRWTDDHMLRFTYTVYGVVLAQCVIGAAFAIRTMRGTFDHLSSRPEDVAMTLGCTRGQAVWLVSLPAAKRGMFAAASIAWARSLGEFGPILVFAGATRMKTEVLPTSVWLELSVGNLEAAVAVSLLMVAMAMLVLGAVRVAGERV; encoded by the coding sequence ATGAGCCGGCGGCCCCTTTCCAGTTTCTGGCTTCTCCTCGGCCTCCTCACGGGCGGCTACCTGCTGTTCATCGTCGCGATGCTCGCTGCGACGGCGAGCTACAGCACTCCGGCGAAACTGTTCGAGGCGCTCGGCTCACGCGAGATCCGCTTCTCCATCGTCCTGAGCCTCGCAACATGCACGGCGAGTGCGCTGCTGTCACTGCTGCTCGCGGTGCCGGTCGGTTATTTGCTCTCGCGCGGCCGATTCCACGGCAAGGCGCTGCTCGATGCCGCCGTGGACATCCCCATCGTGCTGCCGCCGATGGTCGTGGGATTGTGCCTGCTCATTCTCTTCCAAACGCCGCTCGGCCGGTGGACCGACGACCACATGCTCCGCTTCACCTACACAGTTTATGGCGTGGTGCTCGCCCAGTGCGTCATCGGCGCGGCCTTCGCGATCCGCACGATGCGCGGGACGTTCGACCACTTGTCGTCGCGTCCAGAGGACGTGGCGATGACGCTCGGTTGCACGCGCGGTCAGGCCGTTTGGCTGGTCAGTCTTCCGGCGGCGAAGCGAGGAATGTTCGCCGCGGCGAGCATCGCGTGGGCGCGGAGCCTCGGCGAGTTCGGCCCGATCCTCGTCTTCGCGGGCGCGACCCGCATGAAGACGGAGGTGCTGCCGACGTCCGTGTGGCTCGAGTTGAGCGTGGGAAATCTGGAAGCCGCCGTGGCCGTGAGCCTGCTGATGGTCGCGATGGCGATGCTCGTGCTCGGCGCGGTGCGCGTCGCCGGCGAGCGCGTCTGA
- a CDS encoding integration host factor subunit beta — protein MTKRDIVVRISEETGLIQQHVLDVVQKTLDHISEAVAKGDTVELRNFGVFEVKVRKARIGRNPNSPERDVPIPSRAVVKFKPGKEMRESVLKLSPPKPAAAPPPAPPA, from the coding sequence ATGACCAAGCGAGACATCGTCGTTCGCATCAGCGAAGAAACCGGGCTGATTCAGCAGCACGTGCTCGACGTGGTGCAGAAGACGCTTGACCACATCTCGGAAGCCGTCGCGAAGGGCGACACGGTGGAACTGCGCAACTTCGGCGTGTTTGAGGTGAAGGTGCGCAAGGCGCGCATCGGGCGGAATCCGAATTCGCCGGAGCGTGACGTGCCCATTCCGTCGCGCGCGGTGGTGAAATTCAAGCCCGGCAAGGAAATGCGCGAGTCGGTGTTGAAGCTCTCCCCGCCGAAGCCCGCCGCCGCGCCGCCTCCCGCGCCGCCCGCCTAA